A part of Corvus cornix cornix isolate S_Up_H32 chromosome Z, ASM73873v5, whole genome shotgun sequence genomic DNA contains:
- the GPBP1 gene encoding vasculin isoform X1 has product MTLLQPGLIFLLRHHQQRSTTCAPLQSSLNFEKHSENFSWAENRYEANRRRHNSSEGFDPNIGRPNGGHFGRKERNGWRSQGRNGPENINHRGGYHGGGSRTRSSTFHCGKGQGLHENSVPDNETCKKEDREVPNQFEAEDFPSLNPEYEREPNQNKSLTAGVWEYPLNPKSRSQRMLVIKKGSTKELRISGFPVVGSLHSQPVKNGTGTSVYKGLVPKPVTPPAKPTQWKSQAKENKLGHAFPHEPAYAVGNFSSFKSTVKAFAVTQNSVKEYNRSSSSSPVDKSGQPRLTKLTRMRTDKKSEFLKALKRDRVKEEHEDENHDGQEKDEESFSVHNGNSPHCERDINRNFENEIPQENGNASITPQQIIQSSAFPQANVLSSSLEAEHRLLKEMGWQEDSENDETCAPLTEDEMREFQVISEQLQKNGLRKNGILKNGLICNFKFSPWKNSTFKLALENEDSETSSSDTSDDDDV; this is encoded by the exons ATGactttgctccagcctggcttaATTTTCCTACTCCGCCATCATCAACAAAG GTCTACCACTTGTGCTCCTTTACAGTCATCACTGAATTTTGAGAAACATTCTGAAAATTTTTCATGGGCAGAGAATCGTTATGAAGCAAATCGTAGAAGACACAACTCTTCAGAGGGATTTGATCCTAATATTGGAAGGCCGAATGGAG gTCATTTTGGGCGAAAAGAGAGGAATGGTTGGCGTTCACAAGGCAGAAATGGTCCAGAAAATATAAACCATCGTGGGGGATACCATGGTGGAGGTTCCCGTACTCGTAGCAGCACCTTCCATTGTGGAAAAGGCCAAGGCCTGCATGAAAACAGTGTACCTGATAATGAAACCTGcaaaaaggaagacagagaagTACCCAACCAGTTTGAGGCTGAGGATTTT CCATCTTTAAACCCTGAATATGAGAGGGAACCAAACCAGAATAAATCTCTAACTGCAGGTGTGTGGG agTACCCTTTAAATCCTAAATCTAGATCTCAGAGAATGCTGGTCATTAAAAAAGGCAGTACAAAAGAACTGCGAATATCTGGATTCCCAGTAGTGGGAAGTCTTCATTCACAGCCAGTAAAGAATGGAACTGGCACTAGTGTTTATAAAGGATTAGTCCCCAAACCTGTCACTCCACCGGCAAAG CCGACACAGTGGAAAAgccaagcaaaagaaaataaacttggGCATGCATTTCCTCATGAACCTGCATATGCTGTTGGCAATTTCAGTTCTTTCAAATCAACTGTCAAGGCATTTGCTGTAACACAAAATTCAGTTAAAGAG TATAATCGGTCAAGTTCTTCATCCCCTGTTGACAAATCTGGTCAGCCTCGTTTAACAAAATTGACAAGAATGCGGACTGATAAGAAGAGTGAATTTCTGAAAGCATTGAAACGAGATAGAGTGAAAGAGGAACATGAAGATGAGAATCATGATGGACAAGAGAAG gACGAGGAGTCCTTCAGCGTGCATAATGGCAACAGTCCTCATTGTGAGAGAGATATAAACCGAAACTTTGAAAATGAGATTCCACAGGAGAACGGCAATGCTTCAATTACACCTCAGCAGATCATTCAGTCTTCAGCTTTCCCTCAGGCAAATGTTCTTTCAAGCTCACTTGAGGCAGAGCATAG GTTGTTAAAGGAGATGGGCTGGCAAGAAGACAGTGAAAATGATGAAACATGTGCTCCACTAACTGAGGATGAGATGAGGGAGTTCCAAGTCATTAGTGAACAG ttACAAAAAAATGGCCTTCGGAAAAACGGCATTTTGAAAAATGGCCTcatctgtaattttaaatttagccCCTGGAAAAACAGCACTTTCAAACTTGCTCTGGAGAATGAGGATTCTGAGACGAGCAGCAGTGATACatctgatgatgatgatgtgtGA
- the GPBP1 gene encoding vasculin isoform X2: protein MAQHDFAPAWLNFPTPPSSTKSSLNFEKHSENFSWAENRYEANRRRHNSSEGFDPNIGRPNGGHFGRKERNGWRSQGRNGPENINHRGGYHGGGSRTRSSTFHCGKGQGLHENSVPDNETCKKEDREVPNQFEAEDFPSLNPEYEREPNQNKSLTAGVWEYPLNPKSRSQRMLVIKKGSTKELRISGFPVVGSLHSQPVKNGTGTSVYKGLVPKPVTPPAKPTQWKSQAKENKLGHAFPHEPAYAVGNFSSFKSTVKAFAVTQNSVKEYNRSSSSSPVDKSGQPRLTKLTRMRTDKKSEFLKALKRDRVKEEHEDENHDGQEKDEESFSVHNGNSPHCERDINRNFENEIPQENGNASITPQQIIQSSAFPQANVLSSSLEAEHRLLKEMGWQEDSENDETCAPLTEDEMREFQVISEQLQKNGLRKNGILKNGLICNFKFSPWKNSTFKLALENEDSETSSSDTSDDDDV, encoded by the exons ATGGCGCAGCATGactttgctccagcctggcttaATTTTCCTACTCCGCCATCATCAACAAAG TCATCACTGAATTTTGAGAAACATTCTGAAAATTTTTCATGGGCAGAGAATCGTTATGAAGCAAATCGTAGAAGACACAACTCTTCAGAGGGATTTGATCCTAATATTGGAAGGCCGAATGGAG gTCATTTTGGGCGAAAAGAGAGGAATGGTTGGCGTTCACAAGGCAGAAATGGTCCAGAAAATATAAACCATCGTGGGGGATACCATGGTGGAGGTTCCCGTACTCGTAGCAGCACCTTCCATTGTGGAAAAGGCCAAGGCCTGCATGAAAACAGTGTACCTGATAATGAAACCTGcaaaaaggaagacagagaagTACCCAACCAGTTTGAGGCTGAGGATTTT CCATCTTTAAACCCTGAATATGAGAGGGAACCAAACCAGAATAAATCTCTAACTGCAGGTGTGTGGG agTACCCTTTAAATCCTAAATCTAGATCTCAGAGAATGCTGGTCATTAAAAAAGGCAGTACAAAAGAACTGCGAATATCTGGATTCCCAGTAGTGGGAAGTCTTCATTCACAGCCAGTAAAGAATGGAACTGGCACTAGTGTTTATAAAGGATTAGTCCCCAAACCTGTCACTCCACCGGCAAAG CCGACACAGTGGAAAAgccaagcaaaagaaaataaacttggGCATGCATTTCCTCATGAACCTGCATATGCTGTTGGCAATTTCAGTTCTTTCAAATCAACTGTCAAGGCATTTGCTGTAACACAAAATTCAGTTAAAGAG TATAATCGGTCAAGTTCTTCATCCCCTGTTGACAAATCTGGTCAGCCTCGTTTAACAAAATTGACAAGAATGCGGACTGATAAGAAGAGTGAATTTCTGAAAGCATTGAAACGAGATAGAGTGAAAGAGGAACATGAAGATGAGAATCATGATGGACAAGAGAAG gACGAGGAGTCCTTCAGCGTGCATAATGGCAACAGTCCTCATTGTGAGAGAGATATAAACCGAAACTTTGAAAATGAGATTCCACAGGAGAACGGCAATGCTTCAATTACACCTCAGCAGATCATTCAGTCTTCAGCTTTCCCTCAGGCAAATGTTCTTTCAAGCTCACTTGAGGCAGAGCATAG GTTGTTAAAGGAGATGGGCTGGCAAGAAGACAGTGAAAATGATGAAACATGTGCTCCACTAACTGAGGATGAGATGAGGGAGTTCCAAGTCATTAGTGAACAG ttACAAAAAAATGGCCTTCGGAAAAACGGCATTTTGAAAAATGGCCTcatctgtaattttaaatttagccCCTGGAAAAACAGCACTTTCAAACTTGCTCTGGAGAATGAGGATTCTGAGACGAGCAGCAGTGATACatctgatgatgatgatgtgtGA
- the GPBP1 gene encoding vasculin isoform X3 has product MTLLQPGLIFLLRHHQQRSTTCAPLQSSLNFEKHSENFSWAENRYEANRRRHNSSEGFDPNIGRPNGGHFGRKERNGWRSQGRNGPENINHRGGYHGGGSRTRSSTFHCGKGQGLHENSVPDNETCKKEDREVPNQFEAEDFPSLNPEYEREPNQNKSLTAGVWEYPLNPKSRSQRMLVIKKGSTKELRISGFPVVGSLHSQPVKNGTGTSVYKGLVPKPVTPPAKPTQWKSQAKENKLGHAFPHEPAYAVGNFSSFKSTVKAFAVTQNSVKEYNRSSSSSPVDKSGQPRLTKLTRMRTDKKSEFLKALKRDRVKEEHEDENHDGQEKDEESFSVHNGNSPHCERDINRNFENEIPQENGNASITPQQIIQSSAFPQANVLSSSLEAEHREKIRDFQKETMFFIQSVAGHWNRLPREVVTAPSLREFKKCSDSVLSHRVVKGDGLARRQ; this is encoded by the exons ATGactttgctccagcctggcttaATTTTCCTACTCCGCCATCATCAACAAAG GTCTACCACTTGTGCTCCTTTACAGTCATCACTGAATTTTGAGAAACATTCTGAAAATTTTTCATGGGCAGAGAATCGTTATGAAGCAAATCGTAGAAGACACAACTCTTCAGAGGGATTTGATCCTAATATTGGAAGGCCGAATGGAG gTCATTTTGGGCGAAAAGAGAGGAATGGTTGGCGTTCACAAGGCAGAAATGGTCCAGAAAATATAAACCATCGTGGGGGATACCATGGTGGAGGTTCCCGTACTCGTAGCAGCACCTTCCATTGTGGAAAAGGCCAAGGCCTGCATGAAAACAGTGTACCTGATAATGAAACCTGcaaaaaggaagacagagaagTACCCAACCAGTTTGAGGCTGAGGATTTT CCATCTTTAAACCCTGAATATGAGAGGGAACCAAACCAGAATAAATCTCTAACTGCAGGTGTGTGGG agTACCCTTTAAATCCTAAATCTAGATCTCAGAGAATGCTGGTCATTAAAAAAGGCAGTACAAAAGAACTGCGAATATCTGGATTCCCAGTAGTGGGAAGTCTTCATTCACAGCCAGTAAAGAATGGAACTGGCACTAGTGTTTATAAAGGATTAGTCCCCAAACCTGTCACTCCACCGGCAAAG CCGACACAGTGGAAAAgccaagcaaaagaaaataaacttggGCATGCATTTCCTCATGAACCTGCATATGCTGTTGGCAATTTCAGTTCTTTCAAATCAACTGTCAAGGCATTTGCTGTAACACAAAATTCAGTTAAAGAG TATAATCGGTCAAGTTCTTCATCCCCTGTTGACAAATCTGGTCAGCCTCGTTTAACAAAATTGACAAGAATGCGGACTGATAAGAAGAGTGAATTTCTGAAAGCATTGAAACGAGATAGAGTGAAAGAGGAACATGAAGATGAGAATCATGATGGACAAGAGAAG gACGAGGAGTCCTTCAGCGTGCATAATGGCAACAGTCCTCATTGTGAGAGAGATATAAACCGAAACTTTGAAAATGAGATTCCACAGGAGAACGGCAATGCTTCAATTACACCTCAGCAGATCATTCAGTCTTCAGCTTTCCCTCAGGCAAATGTTCTTTCAAGCTCACTTGAGGCAGAGCATAG GGAGAAAATCCGTGACTTTCAGAAAGAGACAATGTTCTTCATTCAGAgtgtggctgggcactggaacagacttcccagggaagtggtcacagcaccaagcctgagagagttcaagaagtgttcGGACAGTGTTCTCAGTCACAGG GTTGTTAAAGGAGATGGGCTGGCAAGAAGACAGTGA